In one Asterias amurensis chromosome 9, ASM3211899v1 genomic region, the following are encoded:
- the LOC139942213 gene encoding tyrosine-protein phosphatase non-receptor type 9-like isoform X2, with protein sequence MRVRRDCHTGRNMAAVLKADEEKATHLFLDHLNRVRAEHNVAPVSWKTAVRFLMARKFDVKRALELFRNHAALRQREGLGRLVSTEEPLSRELLSGKFTILPQRDTTGAAIALFSARLHTPNSVPMQAVLQAAVFQLDHALSDNETQRNGLTCIYNMTESTFANFDMHLGKKLLGMLREGYPARLKRVYVVTPPLWFKAMYKLLAPLLKEKMKERVTLVSADRLCRFIPATALPRELGGISEVNHLDWLNSCINHSGENNRNSQDLSDEFADSLDALEANRQAVELFGAISFPSKPLSYLNHQTHAQGRSRERTSSTGSDAGIGVNIPSQTGSAGNSVPPSPTETRNVAQDIADHMNKFDELGSNATESDGVRINTQRDMFVRTDHHPHPQVVKSCVASDDDEEEKGQLEAREKHETEPVRESVSNHINASQTNHSYDDPNDMPSEPPPKPPRPQEQVCVTTPSVSERGKGVENGVSVHQPTSTGMDLEGLVEYVIQTRKKGLYQEYAMIRAEPPAGNFNVSKHKYNLPKNRYADVLCYDHSRVKLHTINGDPYSDYINANYMDGYKQKNAFIAAQGPLPRTFGSFWRMIWEQKVLVIVMTTRTVERGRLKCGQYWPAEVGSEDNHSFLLVKNIEMERRRDYTISIFIVKNTHTNEVRQVAHFQFTSWPDFGTPRSAQAMLEFREEVRSYQSKAVEELGSVWTSHPLGPPILVHCSAGIGRTGTFCTLDISLSRLVDIHTVDVCNTVRRMRAQRAFSIQTPEQYKFCYFAIIEYGLTTNQLGPVDFTGYSDSSSDSE encoded by the exons ATGCGCGTGCGCAGAGACTGTCATACGGGTCGCAACATGGCGGCCGTCCTCAAGGCAGACGAGGAAAAA GCCACACATCTTTTCCTAGATCATCTGAATAGAGTTCGTGCAGAGCACAATGTGGCACCAGTATCATGGAAGACAGCGGTACGCTTCCTCATGGCCAGAAAATTTGACGTAAAGCGGGCTTTAGAGCTTTTCAGAAACCATGCT GCCTTAAGGCAGCGTGAAGGACTAGGGAGGCTAGTCTCAACAGAAGAACCCCTCAGCCGAGAGTTGCTGAGCGGTAAATTTACAATATTG CCACAGCGGGACACAACGGGTGCGGCCATTGCATTGTTCTCAGCTAGATTGCACACGCCTAACTCAGTTCCTATGCAGGCTGTCTTACAAGCTGCTGTGTTCCAACTTGACCATGCGTTATCAGA CAATGAAACGCAGCGTAACGGTCTAACCTGCATCTATAACATGACAGAGTCGACCTTTGCCAACTTTGACATGCACCTGGGCAAGAAGCTACTGGGCATGCTCCGTGAAGGTTACCCGGCCCGTTTGAAGCGTGTGTACGTGGTGACGCCCCCGCTGTGGTTCAAGGCTATGTACAAGCTACTTGCCCCACTCCTCAAAgagaaaatgaaagaaaga GTAACATTAGTAAGCGCAGACAGACTATGTCGCTTCATTCCAGCTACAGCATTGCCTCGTGAGTTGGGAGGAATCTCAGAAGTCAACCATCTAGACTGGCTCAACTCCTGCATCAACCATTCAGGTGAAAACAATCGCAACTCACAGGACCTCAGCGACGAGTTTGCCGACAGTCTAGACGCCCTGGAGGCCAACCGGCAGGCCGTAGAACTCTTTGGTGCAATCTCGTTCCCCTCCAAACCGCTGTCTTATTTAAATCATCAAACGCACGCCCAAGGGAGGTCGCGGGAGAGGACGTCAAGTACAGGGTCGGATGCCGGGATCGGAGTGAATATCCCAAGTCAGACGGGCAGTGCAGGCAACTCAGTACCCCCGAGCCCGACGGAGACACGCAATGTGGCGCAAGACATCGCCGATCACATGAATAAGTTTGATGAACTTGGTAGCAATGCAACGGAGAGTGACGGGGTCAGGATCAACACCCAGCGAGATATGTTTGTCAGGACTGACCATCACCCTCATCCCCAGGTGGTCAAAAGTTGCGTCGCCAGCGATGACGACGAAGAGGAGAAAGGGCAGCTTGAAGCCCGGGAAAAGCACGAAACGGAGCCAGTACGGGAGAGCGTCTCAAACCATATAAATGCATCCCAAACAAATCACAGTTATGATGATCCGAACGATATGCCCTCGGAACCCCCACCGAAGCCGCCCCGTCCACAGGAGCAAGTCTGTGTCACCACCCCGTCGGTGTCGGAAAGGGGCAAAGGAGTGGAGAATGGTGTGTCCGTACATCAACCTACAAGTACCGGTATGGACTTAGAAGGTCTAGTGGAGTACGTGATTCAGACCAGAAAGAAAGGATTGTACCAGGAATATGCAATGATAAGAGCCGAACCACCTGCAGGCAATTTCAATGTTTCAAA GCACAAGTATAACTTGCCAAAGAACAGATACGCTGACGTCCTCTGCTACGACCATTCGAGAGTGAAGTTACACACGATAAACGGCGATCCTTATTCGGACTACATCAATGCTAACTATATGGATGGTTACAAGCAGAAAAATGCATTCATTGCAGCCCAAG GACCTCTTCCGAGAACGTTTGGCTCCTTCTGGCGCATGATCTGGGAGCAGAAAGTCCTGGTCATCGTGATGACAACTCGCACCGTGGAGAGAGGGCGCTTGAAGTGCGGCCAGTACTGGCCGGCGGAGGTGGGCTCTGAAGACAACCATAGTTTCCTCTTGGTCAAAAATATTGAGATGGAGAGACGGCGAGACTACACCATCAGTATCTTCATAGTGAAAAATACACAT ACCAATGAAGTCCGCCAAGTTGCCCACTTTCAGTTCACCAGCTGGCCTGACTTTGGAACGCCTCGCTCCGCTCAAGCCATGCTGGAATTTAGAGAAGAAGTACGTAGCTACCAATCCAAGGCTGTTGAAGAGCTAGGATCGGTTTGGACTAGCCATCCATTGGGACCACCTATACTGGTGCACTGCAGCGCTGGAATAGGACGGACAG GAACTTTTTGTACTCTTGACATCAGCCTGTCTCGTCTGGTAGACATCCACACGGTAGACGTCTGTAACACGGTACGTCGTATGAGAGCTCAGAGAGCGTTCAGTATACAGACCCCTGAGCAGTACAAATTCTGCTACTTCGCTATCATTGAGTATGGCCTCACAACAAATCAACTCGGGCCAGTGGACTTCACAGGGTATAGTGATAGCTCGAGTGACAGTGAGTGA
- the LOC139942213 gene encoding tyrosine-protein phosphatase non-receptor type 9-like isoform X1, which yields MRSKKHITMLTVALVTNGRGEREMQAADAVSGGGPFFENMELGIADEDYLCATHLFLDHLNRVRAEHNVAPVSWKTAVRFLMARKFDVKRALELFRNHAALRQREGLGRLVSTEEPLSRELLSGKFTILPQRDTTGAAIALFSARLHTPNSVPMQAVLQAAVFQLDHALSDNETQRNGLTCIYNMTESTFANFDMHLGKKLLGMLREGYPARLKRVYVVTPPLWFKAMYKLLAPLLKEKMKERVTLVSADRLCRFIPATALPRELGGISEVNHLDWLNSCINHSGENNRNSQDLSDEFADSLDALEANRQAVELFGAISFPSKPLSYLNHQTHAQGRSRERTSSTGSDAGIGVNIPSQTGSAGNSVPPSPTETRNVAQDIADHMNKFDELGSNATESDGVRINTQRDMFVRTDHHPHPQVVKSCVASDDDEEEKGQLEAREKHETEPVRESVSNHINASQTNHSYDDPNDMPSEPPPKPPRPQEQVCVTTPSVSERGKGVENGVSVHQPTSTGMDLEGLVEYVIQTRKKGLYQEYAMIRAEPPAGNFNVSKHKYNLPKNRYADVLCYDHSRVKLHTINGDPYSDYINANYMDGYKQKNAFIAAQGPLPRTFGSFWRMIWEQKVLVIVMTTRTVERGRLKCGQYWPAEVGSEDNHSFLLVKNIEMERRRDYTISIFIVKNTHTNEVRQVAHFQFTSWPDFGTPRSAQAMLEFREEVRSYQSKAVEELGSVWTSHPLGPPILVHCSAGIGRTGTFCTLDISLSRLVDIHTVDVCNTVRRMRAQRAFSIQTPEQYKFCYFAIIEYGLTTNQLGPVDFTGYSDSSSDSE from the exons ATGAGATCTAAAAAACACATTACCATGTTAACAGTTGCCTTGGTTACCAATGGCAGGGGAGAGAGGGAGATGCAAGCTGCCGATGCGGTGAGTGGCGGCGGACCGTTCTTTGAGAATATGGAGTTGGGGATAGCGGATGAGGATTATCTCTGT GCCACACATCTTTTCCTAGATCATCTGAATAGAGTTCGTGCAGAGCACAATGTGGCACCAGTATCATGGAAGACAGCGGTACGCTTCCTCATGGCCAGAAAATTTGACGTAAAGCGGGCTTTAGAGCTTTTCAGAAACCATGCT GCCTTAAGGCAGCGTGAAGGACTAGGGAGGCTAGTCTCAACAGAAGAACCCCTCAGCCGAGAGTTGCTGAGCGGTAAATTTACAATATTG CCACAGCGGGACACAACGGGTGCGGCCATTGCATTGTTCTCAGCTAGATTGCACACGCCTAACTCAGTTCCTATGCAGGCTGTCTTACAAGCTGCTGTGTTCCAACTTGACCATGCGTTATCAGA CAATGAAACGCAGCGTAACGGTCTAACCTGCATCTATAACATGACAGAGTCGACCTTTGCCAACTTTGACATGCACCTGGGCAAGAAGCTACTGGGCATGCTCCGTGAAGGTTACCCGGCCCGTTTGAAGCGTGTGTACGTGGTGACGCCCCCGCTGTGGTTCAAGGCTATGTACAAGCTACTTGCCCCACTCCTCAAAgagaaaatgaaagaaaga GTAACATTAGTAAGCGCAGACAGACTATGTCGCTTCATTCCAGCTACAGCATTGCCTCGTGAGTTGGGAGGAATCTCAGAAGTCAACCATCTAGACTGGCTCAACTCCTGCATCAACCATTCAGGTGAAAACAATCGCAACTCACAGGACCTCAGCGACGAGTTTGCCGACAGTCTAGACGCCCTGGAGGCCAACCGGCAGGCCGTAGAACTCTTTGGTGCAATCTCGTTCCCCTCCAAACCGCTGTCTTATTTAAATCATCAAACGCACGCCCAAGGGAGGTCGCGGGAGAGGACGTCAAGTACAGGGTCGGATGCCGGGATCGGAGTGAATATCCCAAGTCAGACGGGCAGTGCAGGCAACTCAGTACCCCCGAGCCCGACGGAGACACGCAATGTGGCGCAAGACATCGCCGATCACATGAATAAGTTTGATGAACTTGGTAGCAATGCAACGGAGAGTGACGGGGTCAGGATCAACACCCAGCGAGATATGTTTGTCAGGACTGACCATCACCCTCATCCCCAGGTGGTCAAAAGTTGCGTCGCCAGCGATGACGACGAAGAGGAGAAAGGGCAGCTTGAAGCCCGGGAAAAGCACGAAACGGAGCCAGTACGGGAGAGCGTCTCAAACCATATAAATGCATCCCAAACAAATCACAGTTATGATGATCCGAACGATATGCCCTCGGAACCCCCACCGAAGCCGCCCCGTCCACAGGAGCAAGTCTGTGTCACCACCCCGTCGGTGTCGGAAAGGGGCAAAGGAGTGGAGAATGGTGTGTCCGTACATCAACCTACAAGTACCGGTATGGACTTAGAAGGTCTAGTGGAGTACGTGATTCAGACCAGAAAGAAAGGATTGTACCAGGAATATGCAATGATAAGAGCCGAACCACCTGCAGGCAATTTCAATGTTTCAAA GCACAAGTATAACTTGCCAAAGAACAGATACGCTGACGTCCTCTGCTACGACCATTCGAGAGTGAAGTTACACACGATAAACGGCGATCCTTATTCGGACTACATCAATGCTAACTATATGGATGGTTACAAGCAGAAAAATGCATTCATTGCAGCCCAAG GACCTCTTCCGAGAACGTTTGGCTCCTTCTGGCGCATGATCTGGGAGCAGAAAGTCCTGGTCATCGTGATGACAACTCGCACCGTGGAGAGAGGGCGCTTGAAGTGCGGCCAGTACTGGCCGGCGGAGGTGGGCTCTGAAGACAACCATAGTTTCCTCTTGGTCAAAAATATTGAGATGGAGAGACGGCGAGACTACACCATCAGTATCTTCATAGTGAAAAATACACAT ACCAATGAAGTCCGCCAAGTTGCCCACTTTCAGTTCACCAGCTGGCCTGACTTTGGAACGCCTCGCTCCGCTCAAGCCATGCTGGAATTTAGAGAAGAAGTACGTAGCTACCAATCCAAGGCTGTTGAAGAGCTAGGATCGGTTTGGACTAGCCATCCATTGGGACCACCTATACTGGTGCACTGCAGCGCTGGAATAGGACGGACAG GAACTTTTTGTACTCTTGACATCAGCCTGTCTCGTCTGGTAGACATCCACACGGTAGACGTCTGTAACACGGTACGTCGTATGAGAGCTCAGAGAGCGTTCAGTATACAGACCCCTGAGCAGTACAAATTCTGCTACTTCGCTATCATTGAGTATGGCCTCACAACAAATCAACTCGGGCCAGTGGACTTCACAGGGTATAGTGATAGCTCGAGTGACAGTGAGTGA